The proteins below are encoded in one region of Oncorhynchus kisutch isolate 150728-3 linkage group LG14, Okis_V2, whole genome shotgun sequence:
- the LOC109903255 gene encoding homeobox protein goosecoid-like, with product MPAGMFSIDSILAGRPTCKDSVLLHRNAPVVFSNLTDSIYTAADYNGLYSHTTGSSPSAIEAVNGTRIGYNNYYYGQMHVQGPSGPACCSAIPALGSQQCPCIPTGYDRTGSVLISPIPHQMMSYMNVGTLSRTELQLLNQLHCRRKRRHRTIFTDEQLEALENLFQETKYPDVGTREQLARRVHLREEKVEVWFKNRRAKWRRQKRSSSEESENSQKWNKSMKTPTEKTEENKSDVDSDS from the exons ATGCCCGCTGGTATGTTTAGCATCGACAGTATCCTGGCCGGGAGACCCACTTGCAAGGACTCAGTGCTCCTCCATCGGAATGCCCCGGTGGTGTTCTCGAACCTCACGGATTCCATCTACACCGCTGCCGATTATAATGGACTCTACTCGCACACTACTGGATCTTCTCCCTCGGCCATCGAGGCGGTGAACGGGACTAGAATAGGATATAATAACTATTATTATGGACAAATGCATGTGCAGGGCCCCAGTGGCCCTGCTTGCTGCAGCGCTATCCCAGCCCTCGGCTCGCAACAGTGCCCGTGTATTCCAACCG GTTATGACCGCACGGGCTCCGTGCTCATCTCTCCCATCCCGCACCAGATGATGTCCTATATGAACGTGGGCACCTTGTCTCGGACGGAGCTCCAGCTCCTGAACCAGCTCCACTGCCGACGCAAGAGGAGGCACCGGACTATCTTCACCGACGAGCAGCTCGAGGCCCTGGAAAATCTCTTTCAGGAGACCAAGTACCCTGACGTCGGCACACGGGAACAGCTCGCGCGAAGAGTGCACCTACGGGAAGAGAAGGTCGAG GTGTGGTTCAAAAACAGACGAGCGAAATGGAGAAGACAGAAAAGGTCGTCCTCGGAAGAGTCTGAAAACTCGCAGAAATGGAACAAATCGATGAAAACACCCACAGAGAAAACCGAGGAAAACAAAAGTGACGTGGATTCGGACAGCTGA